Below is a genomic region from Candidatus Neptunochlamydia vexilliferae.
TTTTCTACAACATCTTGTGCTCTTCGCACCTTCTTACCCACTATATATTGTAGTTGCAATTCTTAAGTCTACAAAAAAATGAGACAAAAGGCAAAAAAAAAATCAGAAAAATTTCAACACATAGAAAACAAGATGATTAGCGTTTCCGAAAAAAAAAATCTGTGCTAAGCTTGAGGCATGAGACAGTTTTATTTGTTACCAAACATCATCACAGCCTTTGGACTTTCGTGTGGACTTTTCGTTGTTTTCAAAGCGAACATGACAGAGCCGGGTGTGGGAACCTACGAGCTTTTATATTCGTCGGCCTTGCTCCTTCTTTTGGCAGCCTTTGCCGATCTTCTAGACGGTGCTGTTGCCCGAATTATCCGCGCAGAAAGTGAGTTTGGTTCGATGTTTGACTCGCTCGCCGATGCGATTTCTTTTGGGGTAGCGCCATCGGTTCTTTTCCTAAAGAGCCTTTCCCTTGATCCGGCGACAGGTCTTTCCTTTTTTGCTGTTGTGGGGGCGATGCTTTACACCATTTGCGGCGTCCTACGCCTTGTTCGCTTCAACGTCCGTGCGCATGAGATTAAAACCGATAAAGATGCCATGATTGCCTACAAGAAAAACTTCACCGGCCTGCCGATTCCCGCTTCAGCTGCTGGCGCTATTTCGATCAATCTTTTCCTCCACTCGATCTTTGCACAAGACTGGATCCCCCTATCC
It encodes:
- a CDS encoding CDP-alcohol phosphatidyltransferase family protein, yielding MRQFYLLPNIITAFGLSCGLFVVFKANMTEPGVGTYELLYSSALLLLLAAFADLLDGAVARIIRAESEFGSMFDSLADAISFGVAPSVLFLKSLSLDPATGLSFFAVVGAMLYTICGVLRLVRFNVRAHEIKTDKDAMIAYKKNFTGLPIPASAAGAISINLFLHSIFAQDWIPLSYNARAIILTCSMIILGYLMVSKWKFPSLKTLHFRVPSFHLVLFTVLLAIFILYGIFYYLPLVLLVCSLGYILTGCILTLIRLIAGKKSKTLVDFEIDDDAP